A genomic window from Pyxicephalus adspersus chromosome 2, UCB_Pads_2.0, whole genome shotgun sequence includes:
- the TMEM205 gene encoding transmembrane protein 205 isoform X1, whose translation MSYRRRGLKVDWRGGVGFACVPGSICQSSSCYQAVRMVAEGEPGSVVKVLYLLVLSASWGMQFWMTFVAGFVLIKGVARHTFGLVQSKLFPYYNHMVMCFSFLNLAVYAVYHPRELLSPSESVQILLFFISLIVSALNARWFSPSTSKVMFKMHAIEREHNLGQGIGLSANKEGYKLLQEKDPKYQALRKSFLRYHGISSLCNLVSLLCNGANIVFTALLLPTL comes from the exons ATGTCGTACAGAAGGCGTGGCCTGAAAGTTGATTGGCGAGGAGGTGTTGGCTTTGCCTGTGTACCCGGAAGTATCTGTCAGTCGTCGAGCTGCTATCAGGCTGTAAG AATGGTGGCAGAGGGGGAGCCGGGCAGTGTGGTGAAGGTGTTGTATCTTCTGGTGCTCTCAGCGTCATGGGGTATGCAGTTCTGGATGACGTTTGTTGCAG GATTTGTGTTGATCAAAGGGGTGGCTCGGCACACCTTCGGCCTGGTGCAGAGTAAGCTGTTCCCATATTATAACCATATGGTGATGTGTTTCTCATTCCTGAATCTGGCAGTGTATGCCGTCTACCACCCGAGGGAGCTGCTGTCACCCAGTGAGAGTGTACAG attcttcttttcttcatatCACTGATCGTGTCTGCACTGAACGCGCGCTGGTTCTCACCCTCCACGTCCAAGGTCATGTTCAAGATGCACGCCATTGAGCGGGAACACAACCTGGGTCAGGGGATTGGGCTGAGCGCCAACAAAGAAGGCTACAAGCTCCTGCAGGAGAAGGATCCCAAATACCAAGCTCTGCGCAAATCCTTCCTACGCTACCACGGCATCTCCTCCCTCTGTAACCTGGTGTCCCTATTGTGCAACGGAGCCAATATTGTGTTCACTGCCCTCCTGCTGCCCACTTTATAG
- the TMEM205 gene encoding transmembrane protein 205 isoform X2, protein MKTTCGILEPNGRHQEIMVAEGEPGSVVKVLYLLVLSASWGMQFWMTFVAGFVLIKGVARHTFGLVQSKLFPYYNHMVMCFSFLNLAVYAVYHPRELLSPSESVQILLFFISLIVSALNARWFSPSTSKVMFKMHAIEREHNLGQGIGLSANKEGYKLLQEKDPKYQALRKSFLRYHGISSLCNLVSLLCNGANIVFTALLLPTL, encoded by the exons atgaagactACCTGTGGAATCCTTGAACCGAATGGAAGACACCAGGAAAT AATGGTGGCAGAGGGGGAGCCGGGCAGTGTGGTGAAGGTGTTGTATCTTCTGGTGCTCTCAGCGTCATGGGGTATGCAGTTCTGGATGACGTTTGTTGCAG GATTTGTGTTGATCAAAGGGGTGGCTCGGCACACCTTCGGCCTGGTGCAGAGTAAGCTGTTCCCATATTATAACCATATGGTGATGTGTTTCTCATTCCTGAATCTGGCAGTGTATGCCGTCTACCACCCGAGGGAGCTGCTGTCACCCAGTGAGAGTGTACAG attcttcttttcttcatatCACTGATCGTGTCTGCACTGAACGCGCGCTGGTTCTCACCCTCCACGTCCAAGGTCATGTTCAAGATGCACGCCATTGAGCGGGAACACAACCTGGGTCAGGGGATTGGGCTGAGCGCCAACAAAGAAGGCTACAAGCTCCTGCAGGAGAAGGATCCCAAATACCAAGCTCTGCGCAAATCCTTCCTACGCTACCACGGCATCTCCTCCCTCTGTAACCTGGTGTCCCTATTGTGCAACGGAGCCAATATTGTGTTCACTGCCCTCCTGCTGCCCACTTTATAG
- the PLPPR2 gene encoding phospholipid phosphatase-related protein type 2 isoform X2, translating into MSAGYAGRDCVSHMATQETEIKSSASIIPCFLFVELVLMAGTVILSYHFEYTDTFPVHSQGFFCFDSTLSKPYPGPESTSRVPPRLLYPLITVLPVLTILLGEVSAVFINPHWRRKEKIISCGDCCFFNPLLRRVVRILGLFSFGLFCTVIFAGAVQTVTGNQTPHFLSVCRPNYTALGCASHIQYVSTPYACTGDPVLITEARKTFPSKPAALGAYAAVYTTMYVTLVLKIKGSRLVKPSLCLALLSPSWLLCLLRVAEYRNHWRDVLAGTVVGSAIAVFLVTCVLNNFGSSNSEEKELQQKEEDEVPVPENLHPPTREKLSVVQGYGVAPSNVT; encoded by the exons ATGTCAGCAG GTTATGCTGGAAGAGACTGCGTCTCACACATGGCTACCCAGGAGACGGAGATTAAGAGCAGTGCCTCGATTATCCCATGTTTCCTCTTTGTAGAG CTTGTCCTAATGGCTGGAACAGTCATCCTTTCATACCATTTTGAATACACGGATACTTTTCCAGTACACTCCCAGGGTTTCTTCTGCTTTGACAGCACCTTGTCCAAACCATATCCAGGTCCAGAGAGCACCAGTCGGGTTCCGCCACGTCTGCTGTACCCCCTGATCACCGTGCTGCCTGTCTTGACG ATATTGCTGGGAGAGGTGTCTGCGGTCTTCATCAACCCACACTGGAGGAGGAAGGAGAAGATAATCTCATGCGGAGACTGCTGCTTCTTCAACCCTCTTCTTCGCCGCGTGGTCAGGATTCTGG GACTCTTCTCTTTTGGCCTGTTCTGCACGGTAATCTTTGCTGGAGCTGTTCAAACGGTCACCGGTAACCAGACTCCTCACTTCTTGTCTGTGTGTCGTCCCAATTACACCGCTTTGGGCTGTGCGTCCCACATACAGTATGTGTCTACCCCATACGCCTGCACCGGTGACCCTGTACTCATCACAGAGGCTCGCAAAACTTTCCCCTCCAAGCCAGCAGCTCTAGGAGCATATGCTGCAGTTTATACCACG ATGTATGTAACGCTTGTTCTGAAGATAAAGGGGTCTCGGTTGGTGAAACCCTCCCTGTGCCTGGCTTTGCTTTCCCCATCATGGCTGCTCTGTCTGCTGCGTGTGGCTGAGTACCGGAACCACTGGAGGGATGTCCTTGCCGGCACCGTGGTTGGATCTGCTATTGCTGTTTTCCTG GTAACCTGTGTTCTGAATAATTTTGGGAGCTCAAACTCAGAGGAGAAAGAATTACAGCAGAAAGAAGAGGATGAGGTCCCTGTACCCGAGAACCTTCATCCTCCAACACGTGAAAAGTTAAGTGTGGTACAG GGTTATGGAGTTGCACCCAGCAATGTCACCTGA
- the PLPPR2 gene encoding phospholipid phosphatase-related protein type 2 isoform X1 yields MSAGYAGRDCVSHMATQETEIKSSASIIPCFLFVELVLMAGTVILSYHFEYTDTFPVHSQGFFCFDSTLSKPYPGPESTSRVPPRLLYPLITVLPVLTILLGEVSAVFINPHWRRKEKIISCGDCCFFNPLLRRVVRILGLFSFGLFCTVIFAGAVQTVTGNQTPHFLSVCRPNYTALGCASHIQYVSTPYACTGDPVLITEARKTFPSKPAALGAYAAVYTTMYVTLVLKIKGSRLVKPSLCLALLSPSWLLCLLRVAEYRNHWRDVLAGTVVGSAIAVFLVTCVLNNFGSSNSEEKELQQKEEDEVPVPENLHPPTREKVMELHPAMSPDPPPCLVPVTPDVLIPSNCMTSQV; encoded by the exons ATGTCAGCAG GTTATGCTGGAAGAGACTGCGTCTCACACATGGCTACCCAGGAGACGGAGATTAAGAGCAGTGCCTCGATTATCCCATGTTTCCTCTTTGTAGAG CTTGTCCTAATGGCTGGAACAGTCATCCTTTCATACCATTTTGAATACACGGATACTTTTCCAGTACACTCCCAGGGTTTCTTCTGCTTTGACAGCACCTTGTCCAAACCATATCCAGGTCCAGAGAGCACCAGTCGGGTTCCGCCACGTCTGCTGTACCCCCTGATCACCGTGCTGCCTGTCTTGACG ATATTGCTGGGAGAGGTGTCTGCGGTCTTCATCAACCCACACTGGAGGAGGAAGGAGAAGATAATCTCATGCGGAGACTGCTGCTTCTTCAACCCTCTTCTTCGCCGCGTGGTCAGGATTCTGG GACTCTTCTCTTTTGGCCTGTTCTGCACGGTAATCTTTGCTGGAGCTGTTCAAACGGTCACCGGTAACCAGACTCCTCACTTCTTGTCTGTGTGTCGTCCCAATTACACCGCTTTGGGCTGTGCGTCCCACATACAGTATGTGTCTACCCCATACGCCTGCACCGGTGACCCTGTACTCATCACAGAGGCTCGCAAAACTTTCCCCTCCAAGCCAGCAGCTCTAGGAGCATATGCTGCAGTTTATACCACG ATGTATGTAACGCTTGTTCTGAAGATAAAGGGGTCTCGGTTGGTGAAACCCTCCCTGTGCCTGGCTTTGCTTTCCCCATCATGGCTGCTCTGTCTGCTGCGTGTGGCTGAGTACCGGAACCACTGGAGGGATGTCCTTGCCGGCACCGTGGTTGGATCTGCTATTGCTGTTTTCCTG GTAACCTGTGTTCTGAATAATTTTGGGAGCTCAAACTCAGAGGAGAAAGAATTACAGCAGAAAGAAGAGGATGAGGTCCCTGTACCCGAGAACCTTCATCCTCCAACACGTGAAAA GGTTATGGAGTTGCACCCAGCAATGTCACCTGACCCTCCTCCATGCCTTGTTCCAGTCACCCCAGACGTCCTGATACCATCGAACTGTATGACCAGCCAAGTATAG
- the PLPPR2 gene encoding phospholipid phosphatase-related protein type 2 isoform X3, translating to MLYFQLVLMAGTVILSYHFEYTDTFPVHSQGFFCFDSTLSKPYPGPESTSRVPPRLLYPLITVLPVLTILLGEVSAVFINPHWRRKEKIISCGDCCFFNPLLRRVVRILGLFSFGLFCTVIFAGAVQTVTGNQTPHFLSVCRPNYTALGCASHIQYVSTPYACTGDPVLITEARKTFPSKPAALGAYAAVYTTMYVTLVLKIKGSRLVKPSLCLALLSPSWLLCLLRVAEYRNHWRDVLAGTVVGSAIAVFLVTCVLNNFGSSNSEEKELQQKEEDEVPVPENLHPPTREKVMELHPAMSPDPPPCLVPVTPDVLIPSNCMTSQV from the exons ATGCTTTATTTTCAGCTTGTCCTAATGGCTGGAACAGTCATCCTTTCATACCATTTTGAATACACGGATACTTTTCCAGTACACTCCCAGGGTTTCTTCTGCTTTGACAGCACCTTGTCCAAACCATATCCAGGTCCAGAGAGCACCAGTCGGGTTCCGCCACGTCTGCTGTACCCCCTGATCACCGTGCTGCCTGTCTTGACG ATATTGCTGGGAGAGGTGTCTGCGGTCTTCATCAACCCACACTGGAGGAGGAAGGAGAAGATAATCTCATGCGGAGACTGCTGCTTCTTCAACCCTCTTCTTCGCCGCGTGGTCAGGATTCTGG GACTCTTCTCTTTTGGCCTGTTCTGCACGGTAATCTTTGCTGGAGCTGTTCAAACGGTCACCGGTAACCAGACTCCTCACTTCTTGTCTGTGTGTCGTCCCAATTACACCGCTTTGGGCTGTGCGTCCCACATACAGTATGTGTCTACCCCATACGCCTGCACCGGTGACCCTGTACTCATCACAGAGGCTCGCAAAACTTTCCCCTCCAAGCCAGCAGCTCTAGGAGCATATGCTGCAGTTTATACCACG ATGTATGTAACGCTTGTTCTGAAGATAAAGGGGTCTCGGTTGGTGAAACCCTCCCTGTGCCTGGCTTTGCTTTCCCCATCATGGCTGCTCTGTCTGCTGCGTGTGGCTGAGTACCGGAACCACTGGAGGGATGTCCTTGCCGGCACCGTGGTTGGATCTGCTATTGCTGTTTTCCTG GTAACCTGTGTTCTGAATAATTTTGGGAGCTCAAACTCAGAGGAGAAAGAATTACAGCAGAAAGAAGAGGATGAGGTCCCTGTACCCGAGAACCTTCATCCTCCAACACGTGAAAA GGTTATGGAGTTGCACCCAGCAATGTCACCTGACCCTCCTCCATGCCTTGTTCCAGTCACCCCAGACGTCCTGATACCATCGAACTGTATGACCAGCCAAGTATAG
- the PLPPR2 gene encoding phospholipid phosphatase-related protein type 2 isoform X4: protein MAGTVILSYHFEYTDTFPVHSQGFFCFDSTLSKPYPGPESTSRVPPRLLYPLITVLPVLTILLGEVSAVFINPHWRRKEKIISCGDCCFFNPLLRRVVRILGLFSFGLFCTVIFAGAVQTVTGNQTPHFLSVCRPNYTALGCASHIQYVSTPYACTGDPVLITEARKTFPSKPAALGAYAAVYTTMYVTLVLKIKGSRLVKPSLCLALLSPSWLLCLLRVAEYRNHWRDVLAGTVVGSAIAVFLVTCVLNNFGSSNSEEKELQQKEEDEVPVPENLHPPTREKVMELHPAMSPDPPPCLVPVTPDVLIPSNCMTSQV from the exons ATGGCTGGAACAGTCATCCTTTCATACCATTTTGAATACACGGATACTTTTCCAGTACACTCCCAGGGTTTCTTCTGCTTTGACAGCACCTTGTCCAAACCATATCCAGGTCCAGAGAGCACCAGTCGGGTTCCGCCACGTCTGCTGTACCCCCTGATCACCGTGCTGCCTGTCTTGACG ATATTGCTGGGAGAGGTGTCTGCGGTCTTCATCAACCCACACTGGAGGAGGAAGGAGAAGATAATCTCATGCGGAGACTGCTGCTTCTTCAACCCTCTTCTTCGCCGCGTGGTCAGGATTCTGG GACTCTTCTCTTTTGGCCTGTTCTGCACGGTAATCTTTGCTGGAGCTGTTCAAACGGTCACCGGTAACCAGACTCCTCACTTCTTGTCTGTGTGTCGTCCCAATTACACCGCTTTGGGCTGTGCGTCCCACATACAGTATGTGTCTACCCCATACGCCTGCACCGGTGACCCTGTACTCATCACAGAGGCTCGCAAAACTTTCCCCTCCAAGCCAGCAGCTCTAGGAGCATATGCTGCAGTTTATACCACG ATGTATGTAACGCTTGTTCTGAAGATAAAGGGGTCTCGGTTGGTGAAACCCTCCCTGTGCCTGGCTTTGCTTTCCCCATCATGGCTGCTCTGTCTGCTGCGTGTGGCTGAGTACCGGAACCACTGGAGGGATGTCCTTGCCGGCACCGTGGTTGGATCTGCTATTGCTGTTTTCCTG GTAACCTGTGTTCTGAATAATTTTGGGAGCTCAAACTCAGAGGAGAAAGAATTACAGCAGAAAGAAGAGGATGAGGTCCCTGTACCCGAGAACCTTCATCCTCCAACACGTGAAAA GGTTATGGAGTTGCACCCAGCAATGTCACCTGACCCTCCTCCATGCCTTGTTCCAGTCACCCCAGACGTCCTGATACCATCGAACTGTATGACCAGCCAAGTATAG